The stretch of DNA CTTAAAACGTGAAATCGTAggacagatttggcctacgctacttcagcggcatatttctaatacatCGTCCATACAATGCCGGGGAAACGATACCTATTCATtaggatcttatgtactccactcgattttcgtgttcaatttgaatgtttgacaacatgtcgtgtatgtcgaccatgaTTCCACTATAACAACTCTGAGTGACTGGCATTTTGTGTAGTTTTTAACTACATAAACACTACAtacttgataaaataattgTTGACGAGATCAAAAAAcgttaaatgttataaaacgCGTTAAAATCTCTCGTTTCTGACATGAACGGACTTGCATAGTATaggcaatcaaaacactgttcattctctatgtatacatatgtgtttctcaaatatatatttcattgaccATTAAGTGTTTATAACGAATTTTGTGTCGTCTTTGTTATTATATTCTATTCCGGAACATATGGCTCTATAAGAGGCGTCTTTTTTAATTCACTGCCAAGGAGCGAGTCCACGACAATATATAAAAACGAGAAGTCCCGAGAGGAGCGAAAATTACTTTCATGttcatgtatacattgtaagtacatgtaaatgtccaaCCTTTATATATTTTCCAAAACCGGACTTTAGCTGTGCTACACCATGTTAGTTTTTTTAGCTGTGTTACACTGTGTTAGTTATGACTTACCGCTTTTTACTTTAGACCactgaaacgtctaaaatggtccaCGGACACCCTGTTAGGTTCAaaatcatatatgtataaaattgtaATCCATGTTGAAGCTACGAGAGACCATCTTGGAGATAAAACACGGCCTATATGGGAAGCAATGCAACAGGTTTTAGCTGTTTTTTGTAATATTGcaataagaaatatatgtaatatcaaGTAGATCGTTATCAAATAAGCGGACGTTTCATTCGAAAGTACTTTTTGACTTTATTCATGATTTTAGACCATATCTCTGGGATTGataaaaaaactaacaaaaatcAATACCATTACGGCACAGTAAAAACGATAATCACGTATACActtatacattatttacagtttgcactgacatggactcaataaccatgctttctagtattatcattctcagtgtataatgttagcacaacacgcgcggcgattctattgttacgtgaatagtcgatgATCATGATCCCACTTTTGGCGGAAACATATGggtgactcgattccaatcagctgttaaatcgaattcgttgacgatgacgggagagaaaaaaatatgtgtattttaataaaaaaaatatgcaactgccgcgggaataaataatattcatttacttgaaaaactgtaaatataaggaatagatgtttattttgttgaggttgatatgagggtataatgattatggagcccgtgtaaatttcaTGTAACCCGGCGAagaagccgggttacataatttaaacGTGCTCCATCAtcttataccctcataacctcaacaaataatggagcccgtgtaaattttatgtaacccggcttcgccggggttagataatttacacgtgctccattatcattatactaGTGGGGCAACACCTTAAGGAATGTTGCAGATGAAATGAGAGACGAAAAGGACCATGATAACTCGtgtccattatcattatacactcataacctcaacaaaataaacatctattccttaaataattcCGCCAATAATTGCATCgttatttgtgacgtcacatttatGAGTATGACGTTTACAAGCGTACACATGCGTTGATTTCGCTCGAAAATGATTCGCGAAAGTTTTTATCATGAACACCATTCACGGGGATCCACGTGTTGTTTATCGAAGAGAAGCTATGCAGTTTTTATGCCTGCAACAACGTTTGGGTTCTTTCCATGACTGGTTTTGTTTTTGACACGGGATATATCTGATATCGACCATAGCCAAGAAATTCCAGTCGTTTGGTCTCCAAAGGATTCCATATTCATCTGACACCGATACCCACTGAACTGGTATGAGACATGAAGAGGTAcgtttgtttttcaaaatacgaTGTAAATtccttcaagtatttacttaTTCCTAAAAAAAATACCCGGTAAATTCCCAAGCTTATagatctatttatatatattagataatttattgtcattaatattcaatattggcagattatacatgtatctcgatacccttagcaataaaagaaaagggggagggggtggaAAAAACGTAGTTGGTTACGGGTcttcgctggttgactatatgtcaCGCCCTGCGTTCTTCAGTTTGTAAATgacatattacacatttttgaatcagcatttaagtcctgtattaaatccgactatcaatGCACAAATatgtgcgtactttcaaaatGCTAGTTACAAGTTAAACTAATTTAGTTATTCAGCATCACTACTGACGTCGAATGCATCTAGGAgccttttatttgtcctaagaaaatgtgtgtaaagaagAAAGTGGAATACCAAACCGAAGGGGGAACCAAATGcgacaaaaaaatgtataaaaaatggaaatgtatatatatcaaaaggatccttattaaattttcaaaagacGATCTCAAGgcaataaaatacatgtttttgtaGAGGTTTTTGAGAGCTTTTAGGGGTCTGGGTGCACCACATGGTCAGTTGCCTTTCTTTTTTGTTTCagtaaaaacatatcttaacgatAGGACAAAAGATGTTAGAAATTATTGTACATGGCAAAAGGCTCatgattatttttttgatttttggaAAGTGTTCATATTAGAAAACAGGATAATAGTAATGATTCCTGGCAGCGTCTGGCCATAGACAGACCACTagatttctttttcttcattgTTCAATATATTAATAACGAAGATTGTATGTGTTAAGGAtctaatctgacagataatgCATAACGTAAAAACTTATATCGTTCAAAAAGGttcatattcatttttattagtCCTATAAAGACCTATAATAGGCGGCCCGAAAACCCCATACTTTTCTTTGCCTCTataaatattcagattttaggcattgcaattctgtaactttatattcaaaatatggcATTAGATGTCAAAAATAATATACTTACATGTTAACATGTcttcaattattttcttgaaaaaaaatgtacatgaagTCCTAAGAAAGCAGGATTTATTAGCATTTATTCGAGATCTTCTGGGGGCCCAGACCCCCGCCCTTCTTCGCTTTATGTCCCTGTAAATATTAAGAATTCTGTAAGTAACAAAATGGGAAACattaaattaaaacttaaaataaaaaatacgaCACAAGACATGAAAACCAGAAATAAACATCCATAAATGGCTTCATTTTCTGGAAGATGTTTTCGTAAAATCCTCAGAATGtaggattttgcaccatttattcgagTGATTCTGGCGGCCCCCAGAACCCTCGCCTAATTTGCTTGGTcccacgccccctctaacctcaaaaaCTGAATCCGCCCCTGAATTtgcatgtatattgtatgtatcaCTTGAATTTATGATATGGAttaatgttataacaatacTTCAAAGTCGTTTGGGTTCCGAGttgcatttttttttcgaatCACTCAGTTTGAATTTCTTGGCCATGCATCTTTaaagtgttttgttttgttagagTAATCTCCCTTTGCACACCGTGGCGGAAATGACAACAACTCCAGAACTTGTACCAGTTAGCATCTTCCACAGTTGAAACCACATTTGAAAATGTGTTAGTAACTTTAGTGTAAGACAAGAGGTAAACACGATTTTAATTCATCTTGTGACATGCAACtaacagaaaaatatttttaagtatGCCTTACATAACTTAATGGTTGGTTATAATGTTGTGCAACGTTACTGTACtgcacaggagtttgacgtttgtttagagtacactcagatttttgtgttatatctccataacattaaaaaatccattcaagttaatccttaaatatttatactatattattgacagaacgtcaaactccttaGGTTAAAGCTTTTAACAGTACGTCAAGCTTCACCTTGATGATGTCTATTTGACGATTACATAACTTACGGTAGACTCCAAACCATTTCAAATGTTTGAGATAGTGTAATAATTCGGTCATTACATTACAATTGATCTACTGgtacattacattacaattacaatatCTCGCTACCACAGGGATTAGGAACTTGCTATTTCATATTGTCTAAGCCACGGGGATCTGAGTTACAGTAGTCTacatacatagataatacaCCATTTTGAGGTGTTTTCGGGATCTagatcaaaaatcggtaaaatcatACTTTATACGTATATAGTACTAGAAtctatgtagagtatgattcttaccgttttttttatatatacccccaaaacatctaaaatggtcttttccgtcttttcatattacagagtaagctcccttgctgataggtatcgattgttacgtcattattttatgagcacaattcacgtcgttttctccgaaatgtctgacgttacgctcacaaacacatgacgtcacaatcaatacctacccgcaagagcagataactactctgtaatatgcaaatacagaatagattGGCAccctggtgggtccataattatgaAAACTATAACTGAATCTCAGATCAGTGTAGACCCTGCGACTTAAAACACCATagaatgttcattttttttaaacatctttTATTTGCCTTTTGATATTGGACAAAGAGGATTGGGTACacattaacagctatggtcatgtaaggacggcctcccatgtatgctgtgtgttgcgtgtatgttgtgagagaCAGCGGtatatcaatctgattaaaatcatatcttcgATTACGCTCTGATACCCTACGCTCCAGTACTGGAGCGTAGAGTATCAGAGCGTAATcgaagatatgattttaatcaggttggcggtatattcatgttgtgtcttcttgtatagtggaactattgccctttttatagtgctatatcactgaagcatgccgccgaagacaccaagcaacacaccccacccggtcacattatactgacaacgggcgaaccagtcgtcccaaacATACATATTGAAGGCTAGTGGCTGCTTTGTAATACACATAACGATAATTAGTTTTAATCAATTAACTTAAATTGAAATACCTGTAATATTGTGATTGTTGACAGTTGTTTCACGAtgaattcatatttcaaaataaaagttattaTCCTTACTATGATGAAATTTCTATCTCaaagaatattttaaatatataaatctatatacAAATTTATGTTACACTTTagctttgaaaataaaaattaatttttaatttaattaatacaaataaaagtgTCACAACAACAGTGTTGTTTCCAGTGTAGATTTACACAAGTTCGTAAAGGTCTAGGGTCTGCGGTGGCTGAGCGGGACAGTTGGCAAGTACTGACCGTAGGTCGGTAATTTTTCTCCGAGTAATACGGCTTACACTTCATTGGTTATTTACCAGTTCAATTATCATTAGTTCTATAATTTTAATTGTACattcttgtatatatgtatcaataacTAAACTAAATCTTTCATGTCACATTCTAAAATTTGTCATAATATACATCTTAttgatttttcttcaaaacagGACACCTTCTTAAATAAGTAAACATATTGTCATGTagttttgcaaacaaaatacaattaaatattcAAACTATTTACAAAATCTGGTGAGGGCTGGTACATTATGTACACGTAGCTATTACAACAAAATTTATACTTCTATATCTTAGGATATAGATTTCACAATGTATAGACATTTTATTCATTCTTTACTTCACTAATCGGTTGGGTAATAAAGgaataaaattgaattacatgtattggTCTAGTACCTGTATACCCAAGTCAGGATGTTAGTTACAggtaataaaacaattcatgacCAGTGTGGCGAAATAGTATCTTAACCCAATACTGCCCATGGGTTCTTCTCCCAACACCAACTCTGGGTATAGGGTGGGGTGTTTTCATAGGGGTTAAGGTGTGTTGAAAGGGAGTCTCAAAATGGATCACAGGTAAATCAACTCACCTGGTAGGTGATCAGCGAATCAGTAACTGTCAATTATTGTCAAGCTGTTGCAGAAtacattttgttgttatttttcacctttataaatgtaaatatttaatagaaataaTGTAACTTGCTTTAGTTTTTAGATTTATATTAATAAAGACTTTTAAAACATCTGTAGTAAAATTGTCCCATTTATAGTttcttattgatttttaacTTGGTTAATTTTAGTTATAGTGTAATGCATATAATTTAAAGTGAATTGTCGCGCAAAGAAAACCAGtgtaaatgcgttctttggccttccaaaagtccttacatatcaaaacggCGACCCAGTTTTACTTACGTCGTctagttttgaccattgaagtTATGGAAAatccccgtgtaaatttagcatatttttaaaaataactctttgaaagcgaggctgcattGAAATGTCAACACAGACATAGCCAACCGGGAGGACATGTTAGGATTCCCATAACATAAATTAACTTCTTTGCACGAAGAGCAATTTTTacaggaaattttatttttctatttcaaaagaACTTAGATTAGATATATTatcaccatttttaccgactttagccttcctttgctcaacttttcactttaattgaaacatattttatggTTGAATGACAAAAGGATCGGGCACGAGTTACATCACCTCATTCAGTCCTTTTCttaataatacaaaatgatatacaAACATCAGATGATGACGACAAAATAcgacaaaaaatgtaaaataaaacttttttggagaggagagagaggggggagggggagagTGAGAAAGCGTTGTGAAAAGAGATGTAGAGAAAGAATGTGATATATTTTTTCACACGAGTTACGTCTAGTttacataaaatcaaaatatattactAGACCTTATAAATTGAGTACAGAAAGTTCAGAATTTCCAAGTAAGAATACTCGTAAATATAGTCCCTTTGGACTATACCAATAGTCCCATACCGGAGCCAAAATTCATCATTCGAAGGCGTTGTAgcttttaaaaattaataataaacaaattgtcACCTGGAAGGCTTTTGACAAACAAACTGCATTGTCTGTCATTATATCACTGTTTAATTTCCCTATTTTGTTTGAGAAGCTAATACttatataaggaatgtttttacttttttaaaCAGGGTATGTCACCGTCTGAAATCGTACGCGTACTTCCGGTGTATCTCGAGCTTAGACTACGTCATCATGGCCACACATCGTGCTCCCAGGTAATGATTTAAAATACATTCATCAATACCAGAATTATCTCTTCTTCAACTGAAAAATCGTCTGTCTGTTGGGACTGAAGTTAGTATCAGTCTAGCTGTTCTATAGTTAATCGATGAAGGTCGAGCATCAGTACAAATCTTCCGTCTCAGTAGACGAATCATCTCCTAAATCATCGAACGCACATTGTCAACAAGAGACAGGATGAACGAGACAAATTTAATTACTGAACAGATcacattgaaaatattattcTCACATTGTGTATTAACTGAAATCTGGTAAAATTATTATATGTCGTTTGATTTATTcttatttaatgttttctttttaaaccCCGACAGGTTTTCACCAAACGCTTTGAAACTGATTATTATCATTGTATTGATGACGTTGTTGTACATCGGCGTGATGACGTCATACTCGTGGCTGTGTTCACGTGATGAACGGACTTGTTATGGACATGTTTCCTCGTATCCATCGTTACCAGTTCAACTTTATCGAAAAATCAACAGCAAGAGATATAAAATCATCGACAGTGATATCAGAATACATTACTTTAACCCTAACAAATGGACTGGACGAGAAATATTCAAAACGTGTTCCCACAAATGTTCTATAACGTTTGGAAGGCATTATAAGGAGTACTCCACAAgtcaatatgtaatatttgatggaAGTTACAGCCTCCCCAGACACCCACCACATAAACCAACTGGTCAAACGTGGATTTATCATGGCATGGAGCCGCCATTTCTTCAACCAAGACTGCAGAACTGGAGGCGGAAGTTTAACTGGACAATTTCCTACAGGAGAGACGCTGATTTTACTCATACTTACGGCACAATGTTATTTAAACAAGTAAAAGACACAGAGCGGATACTACTCAGAAGTCATTGGGAAGAAAAGAACCAGGGAACTGCTTGGTTTGTGTCTCATCCAAACGTCCCAAGCAGACGAGACCAATTCACTGAGAAGTTACAGAACTTCACTAATGTAGATATCTACTCGAGAACTGGATCTAGGAAATGCCCTACAGACAAAATAAAAGACTGTGAAAAAATGCTTAGTGATAGATATAAATTTTATCTCTCGTTTGAGAACTCTCTTTGTCGTGATTACGTCACTGAGAAATGTTTTAAGATTTATTGTGCACAAGCTGACGTCATACCCGTTGTTAGGGGCGTGGAGGATTACTCCCTGTTTGTCCCTCCTCTTTCCTACATAAACACGGCCAACTTCAACAATATCTCAAGTTTAGCGGCATTTCTGACAGAACTTGCTAAAAGTAAAACTTCGTTTGAGAACTATTTTCAATGGAGGAGATACTATTACAATGTACCAACAGGAAGTCGGACATTTTGTCAGCTTTGTGCCGAGGTCCATAGAGTTCCAGTCAAACAAAGATTATACGATGATCTACATATCTGGATACACGGCGACCAGAATAATTCCATGTGTCGTCAGGCTTCCGACAATAAATAAACGTATTATGATATAAAGTTTTTTTCCCTCATTTTTCATCGTATTCATCGTGTtcagttcatatgtttttttccCCACTCATGAAAAATCTCCGAGTTTCCACCCCTCTCCATGAAATATATctgttattcatcaagaaacaagacATATTCTgctgtttttaggtcatctgacaaagtttacattttacgTCGCTGTCCTGGGTCTATAGCCAAAGCTTACATTTTACGTCTCTGCCCTGGGTCTTTAGACTAAGTTTACATTTTTAGGTCTCTGCCCTGTGTCTTTAGACTAAGTTTACATTTTTACGTCTCTGCCCTGGGTCTATAGactaagtttacattttactcCGCTGTCCTGTGTCTATAGactaagtttacattttacgtCTCTGCCCTGGGTCTATAGactaagtttacattttactcCGCTGTCCTGGGTCTATAGactaagtttacattttactcCGCTGTCCTGGGTCTATAGactaagtttacattttacgtCTCTGCCCTGGGTCTATAGactaagtttacattttacgtCCCTGTCCTGGGTCTATAGactaagtttacattttatgtCTCTGCCCTGTGTCTTTAGactaagtttacattttacgtctctgaccctgggtctatagactaagtttacattttactcCGTTGTCCTGTGTCTATAGactaagtttacattttacgtCTCTGCCTTGGGTCTATATactaagtttacattttactcCGCTGTCCTGGGTCTATAGACtaagtttatatattttacgTCTCTGCCCTGGGTCTACAGactaagtttacattttacgtCGCTGCCTGGGTCTATAGACTAAGTTAACATTTTGCGTCTCTGTCCTGGGTCTATAgaataagtttacattttacgtCTCTATCCGGGGTCTATAGACTTAGTATTACATTTTGCGTCTCTGTCCTGGGTCTATAgaataagtttacattttacgtCTCTGTCCTGGGTCTATAgaataagtttacattttatgtCTCTGCCCTGGGTCTTTAgacaaagtttacattttacgTCGCTGTCCTGGGTCTATAGCCAAAGCTTACATTTTACGTCTCTGCCCTGGGTCTTTAGactaagtttacattttatgtCTCTGCCCTGTGTCTATAGactaagtttacattttacgtCTCTGCCCTGGGTCTATAGactaagtttacattttactcCGTTGTCCTGTGTCTATAGactaagtttacattttacgtCTCTGCCTTGGGTCTATAGactaagtttacattttactcCGATGTCCTGGGTCTATAGactaagtttacattttactcCGCTGTCCTGGGTCTATAGactaagtttacattttacgtCTCTGCCCTGGGTCTATAGactaagtttacattttacgtCGCTGCCCTGGGTCTATAGactaagtttacattttactcCGCTGTCCTGGGTCTATAGactaagtttacattttacgtCTCTGCCCTGGGTCTACAGactaagtttacattttacgtCGCTGCCTGGGTCTATAGACTAAATGGTTTAACATTTTGCAGTCTCTGTCCTGGGTCTATAGactaagtttacattttacgtATCCATCCGGGGTCTATAGACTTAGTATACATTTTACGTCTCTGTCCTGGGTCTATAgaataagtttacattttacgtCTCTGTCCTGGGTCTATAgaataagtttacattttacgtCTCGGCCCTGGGTCTATAgacaaagtttacattttacgTCGCTGTCCTGGGTCTATAGCCAAAGCTTACATTTTACGTCTCTGCCCTGGGTCTTTAGactaagtttacattttatgtCTCTGCCCTGTGTCTATAGactaagtttacattttacgtCTCTGCCCTGGGTCTATAGactaagtttacattttactcCGTTGTCCTGTGTCTATAGactaagtttacattttacgtCTCTGCCTTGGGTCTATAGactaagtttacattttactcCGATGTCCTGGGTCTATAGactaagtttacattttactcCGCTGTCCTGGGTCTATAgaataagtttacattttacgtCTCTGCCCTGGGTCTACAGactaagtttacattttacgtCGCTGCCTGGGTCTATAGactaagtttacattttacgtCGCTGTCCTGGGTCTATAGactaagtttacattttacgtCTCTGCCCTGGGTCTATAGactaagtttacattttacgtCGCTGCCCTGGGTCTATAGactaagtttacattttacgtCTCTGCCCTGGGTCTATAGactaagtttacattttacgtCTCTGCCCTGGGTCTATAGACTAAGCTTACATTTTACGTCTCTGTCCTGGGTCTATTGactaagtttacattttacgtCTCTGCCCTGGGTCTATAGactaagtttacattttacgtCTCTGCCCTGGGTCTATAGactaagtttacattttacgtCTCTGCCCTGGGTCTATAGactaagtttacattttacgtCTCTGCCCTGTGTCTATAGactaagtttacattttactcCGCTGTCCTGTGTCTATAGACTACGCTTACATTTTACGTCTCTGCCCTGGGTCTATAGactaagtttacattttacgtCTCTGCCCTGTGTCTATAGACTAAGCTTACATTTTACGCCTCTGCCCTGGGTCTATAGactaagtttacattttacgtGTCTGCCCTGGGTCTATATactaagtttacattttactcCGCTGTTCTGGGTCTATAGAGTAAGTATACATTTTTACTCCGCTGTCCTGGGTCTTTGGactaagtttacattttacgtCTCTGCCCTGGGTCTATAGACTAAGCTTACATTTTACGCCTCTGCCCTGGGTCTATAGactaagtttacattttacgtGTCTGCCCTGGGTCTATAGactaagtttacattttactcCGCTGTTCTGGGTCTATAGAGTAAGTATACATTTTACTCCGCTGTCCTGGGTCTTTGGactaagtttacattttacgtCTCTGCCCTGGGTCTATAGACTAAGTTTACATTTTTACGTCTTTGCCCTGTGTCTATAGactaagtttacattttactcTGCTGTCCTGGGTCTTTAGACTAAGCTTACATTTTACTCCGCTGCCCTGTGTCTATAGactaagtttacattttacgtCTCTGCCCTGGGTCTATAGactaagtttacattttacgtCTCTGTCCTGGGTCTATAGCCAAAGCTTACATTTTACGTCGCTGCCCTGGTTCTATAGactaagtttacattttacgtCTCTGCCCTGTGTCTATAGACTAAGTTTTTATTTTACGTCGCTGCCTTATGTCTATAGactaagtttacattttacgtCTCTACCCTGGGTCTATAGactaagtttacattttactcCGCTGTTCTGGGTCTATAGAgtaagtttacattttactcCGCTGTCCTGGGTCTTTGGactaagtttacattttacgtCTCTGCCCTGGGTCTAAAGactaagtttacattttactcCGCTGTCCTGGGTCTTGGAGactaagtttacattttacgtGTCTGCCCTGGGTCTATAGactaagtttacattttacgtGTCTGCCCTGGGTACTATAGactaatgtttacattttacgTCTCTGTCCTTGGTCTATAGactaagtttacattttacgtCTCTGCCCTGGGTCTATAGactaagtttacattttacgtCTCTGTCCTTGGTCTATAGATTAAGCTTACATTTTACGTCTCTGTCCTGGGTCTTTTTTACTTTCTCTTTGATTATTTCTCGCTTTTCTAAGCCAAATCCACACATGGGACGCGAATTTTGAAGATAATTAACATTCATAAAATAATCAAGtataaattaaacattatatatgaAAGATTCacataatatcatatttttggtTTAATGTTTCTAAATATAATTAGTGTTTAAGGAATCCTATACTTTATTGATTTGGTTAATGACATTACACGTACACCGTGTGGTAATGACCCCGGAACTAGGTACCCCCTGTAGCGAGAATGAGAAAATCAGGATTTGAATAGAGCTAAGATCATAGCTATTATCTGCATTTTGAGATGTTATTGGATACTGACGTTTGGTACACGTGATTATGAATATATCacacattgatatataaatggttttcgAGAAGTGTCACAAAAAAACTTACTAGATGTAAACATGCCACCACACCAAGCGAGGTACCGACGTAAATCGCCTGTCGTTCGAACAGATACTGGAAAAGAACTTTCCATCGaccataaatacatattttagtaCTACATTACTCTATTGTGATATATAATGGTAGATTCACAAGAAAAAAACTTCTCAGCCCGtctcatttatgtaaaaaatcGCAATGGTGTACGGCACATAGCGAAGGAGGTGTACGGCTCATAGCAAATGCTTATCTCTGGAGGTGTACGGCACATAGTCACTATGGGATGACTTGGA from Argopecten irradians isolate NY chromosome 15, Ai_NY, whole genome shotgun sequence encodes:
- the LOC138308825 gene encoding alpha-(1,3)-fucosyltransferase C-like isoform X5, with protein sequence MATHRAPRFSPNALKLIIIIVLMTLLYIGVMTSYSWLCSRDERTCYGHVSSYPSLPVQLYRKINSKRYKIIDSDIRIHYFNPNKWTGREIFKTCSHKCSITFGRHYKEYSTSQYVIFDGSYSLPRHPPHKPTGQTWIYHGMEPPFLQPRLQNWRRKFNWTISYRRDADFTHTYGTMLFKQVKDTERILLRSHWEEKNQGTAWFVSHPNVPSRRDQFTEKLQNFTNVDIYSRTGSRKCPTDKIKDCEKMLSDRYKFYLSFENSLCRDYVTEKCFKIYCAQADVIPVVRGVEDYSLFVPPLSYINTANFNNISSLAAFLTELAKSKTSFENYFQWRRYYYNVPTGSRTFCQLCAEVHRVPVKQRLYDDLHIWIHGDQNNSMCRQASDNK
- the LOC138308825 gene encoding alpha-(1,3)-fucosyltransferase C-like isoform X6, which encodes MKRFSPNALKLIIIIVLMTLLYIGVMTSYSWLCSRDERTCYGHVSSYPSLPVQLYRKINSKRYKIIDSDIRIHYFNPNKWTGREIFKTCSHKCSITFGRHYKEYSTSQYVIFDGSYSLPRHPPHKPTGQTWIYHGMEPPFLQPRLQNWRRKFNWTISYRRDADFTHTYGTMLFKQVKDTERILLRSHWEEKNQGTAWFVSHPNVPSRRDQFTEKLQNFTNVDIYSRTGSRKCPTDKIKDCEKMLSDRYKFYLSFENSLCRDYVTEKCFKIYCAQADVIPVVRGVEDYSLFVPPLSYINTANFNNISSLAAFLTELAKSKTSFENYFQWRRYYYNVPTGSRTFCQLCAEVHRVPVKQRLYDDLHIWIHGDQNNSMCRQASDNK
- the LOC138308825 gene encoding alpha-(1,3)-fucosyltransferase C-like isoform X3, whose amino-acid sequence is MKRVCHRLKSYAYFRCISSLDYVIMATHRAPRFSPNALKLIIIIVLMTLLYIGVMTSYSWLCSRDERTCYGHVSSYPSLPVQLYRKINSKRYKIIDSDIRIHYFNPNKWTGREIFKTCSHKCSITFGRHYKEYSTSQYVIFDGSYSLPRHPPHKPTGQTWIYHGMEPPFLQPRLQNWRRKFNWTISYRRDADFTHTYGTMLFKQVKDTERILLRSHWEEKNQGTAWFVSHPNVPSRRDQFTEKLQNFTNVDIYSRTGSRKCPTDKIKDCEKMLSDRYKFYLSFENSLCRDYVTEKCFKIYCAQADVIPVVRGVEDYSLFVPPLSYINTANFNNISSLAAFLTELAKSKTSFENYFQWRRYYYNVPTGSRTFCQLCAEVHRVPVKQRLYDDLHIWIHGDQNNSMCRQASDNK